From the Drosophila simulans strain w501 chromosome 2L, Prin_Dsim_3.1, whole genome shotgun sequence genome, the window GTTTCCTGAGCAAGGACGATGCTGTCGCCGTTTCGTCACGGGTGAGAGAAATACACGCAAACGCAGGATTTGATTTGTGTCGGTTTTCCTCCAGTTCGGCAGATGTGGTCAAAGCTCTGAACCCACAAGGATCCAACACGAATGTCAAATGGAGCGAATCTGAGGAGAAAGTATTGGGAATGTACTGGCAGCCGGCTACGGATAACTTCAAGTTTAGCATCAAATACCATCGGGTACCCAGCAGTGTGATGGACGGGAAACGCGTCCCTACCAAGAGGGAGTTTCTAAGCCTTGTTATGTCCACATTCGATCCGATTGGGTTCTTGAGCTGCTACATGATAACCGCTAAACTGTTGATGCGAGAGATTTGGCGGAGGAGAGTCAAGTGGGATGAGCCGCTCCCAGACGAATTGGCCGCAGCATTTGAGTGCTGGCGGCAAGAAATGAAATACATTGAAGAATTCCGATGTCCACGCTATTACTTCGGCGCTGGATGTGTACGGACACTGCAGCTGCACGTCTTCGTGGGCTCCAGCCAATCTGCGTTCGCCGCGGCGGCTTATTGGCGGGCCACATACGCAAACGACGATGTGCAGGCACATTTTGTGTGTTCCAAAACGAAATGTGCTCCCATGAGGACGATGTCGATCCCACGACTGGAACTTCAAGCAGCTGTATTAGGAACTAGACTGATGGACACCGTTAAACAGGAACACGGTGTAGCGATCAGCAGCTGCACACTATGGACCGACTGTAAGACCGTGCTGTACTGGATCACCAGTACTCACCGGAGATATAAGCAATTTGTTGGAAATCGGGTGGCAGAAATCTTAGAATCCACAGAGGTTTCCCAATGGAGATGGCTACCATCTGCCGAAAACGTGGCAGACGACGCAACCAGGTCGCAACGCCGCGTGGACCTCAGCCAAGGTTCCTAACGGGACCTGAAGAAAGTTGGCCCAAATTTTCTGTAACCGATGGACGCGCTCCACAGGCCGCTGAGGAAGAAGAGATGTCAGGTGAGTTTGTATTGGCCATGGTAAACGCGCCCCTTCTATCTTGGCAGAGGTTCTCGAGATTCAACCGACTGGTAAGAACGACAGCATGGATCCTAAGATTTATTCGACGCTGTCGCGGGCAACGCTACGAGCGAGAAGAACACGGGCTTACCTCTGTCGAACTTGCTGACGCGGAGCACGCATTGGTCCGGCTGGCGCAGAGAGAAGCGTTCGGCGAGGAAGCTCAAACAGGAACGGTCAGCAAGAGCAGCCAATTATCAGGACTTTCGCCGTATTTGGATAGAGAGGGTATCATGCGTGCCAATGGAGGGATTGACGCAGCGGCATGCGTACCATATGGGGCTCGCCGTCCGATCATACTGTCCCATAAAAGTGCACTGGCGGAAATGATCGTTCGTCACAACCATGAGAGGATGTGCCACCAAAACGTGGAGGCCACCATCGGCGAGATTCGCCAAAAGTTTTGGATAACTAACGTGAGGAGGCTTCTACGGAAGGTGGTGGCTGACTGTAACGTATGCAAGTTGCGGAAAGCACGACCGACACAACCGAAAATGGGCCCATTGCCAGAGGATCGGCTTGAGGCAAATGGATGGCCATTTAAGTTCACTGGCCTGGACTATTTCGGACCATTGCTCGTGTCGATTGGGCGCCGAACAGAGAATAGGTGGGTGGCGCTATTCACCTGCTTAACTACGAGAGCCGTCCACTTGGAGATGGCTCATGATTTGTCAACAGATTCATGCATCATCGCTATGAGAAACTTCATGTGCCGCCGTGGACATGTGGTTAGAATAAGGAGCGATAATGGCAAGAACTTTGTGGGAGCCGATAAAGAGGCCAGACGATTCACCGATGTATTTGACCCAGTGAAGATACAGGGCGAGTTTTCATCTAAAGGAATCGAATGGATCTTCAACTGCCCATCAAGCCCAGCTGAGGGAGGTGTCTGGGAAAGGATGGTCCAGTGCGTGAAGAAGGTTTTGGCGCATACGATGAAGGAACTTGCACCCAAGGAGCACGTGCTGGAGAACTTGCTGATCGAGGCGGAGAACATAGTGAATTCCCGCCCGCTCACGCACTTGCCGATCACAGTGGACCAGGAGGCTCCACTGACACCGAACGACCTGTTGAAAGGAATGCCCGATGTGCCAAGTCTTCCTGGAGATGATGAATTGGCATCTGAGAGATGCACAACAAGGAAACAGTGGCGTATCGTTTGGATGATGAGAGATCGGTTCTGGAAACGATGGGTGCACAAGTACTTGCCCACGCTTGTTCGCAGAAAGAAATGGTGCCAGCGAGGAGACCTGGTATACATCTGCGATCCGGCCATACAACGCAGGGAGTGGAAAAGAGGCGTCGTTGAAGAGGTGTTCACCCGGAAAGATGGAGTGCCACGGCGGGCTTCGGTGAGGACTAGTGCTGCGTCCAGCTTCGAAGTTAGCCGTTCTGAATGTGGTGAATGCTGTTGCTTCACGGGGGAGGGGATGTCGCGGAACGGTAGTCTTAATTTACAAGTGCGTGAATAAAGAACGAAAAGTTGAAGTCAACCCCGCGCGttttaatttctggaggaatccgcagcaacaacaacaacaaacatttccgcccactccacttcatggtccttcgagccggatgagctctgatcctgccagcgctccttgcggaaaatttaagataagtacggctttaaatcctattccgtccgtggtcgccattttcgtttttccaacggcgtttattctttccgtccatccgtatcaagtgaaaagtgaaaatatataagtacatgcgcccagccaccgtgattattttttttttaagtgcataaacaagcactttgccaataccGGCCCCCTAATTCGTCTCACGGTGCTCCGCTGATATCCAAgcgcatgtacatatatatatatatacactttcCAAAATTCACTGTTATCGTCCGCTGCtaaactgctgttttttttttgtgcctcaataaaatatacaacccaatacaaatacaacaatacaatacaatatacaaatttaattaaattcaattaaatatacacatacatataatcaccaaaaatttcacatacacacaaatatacatagccatatacatacattacgACATATCCATTGTCATACATAGATTCCAACGatattcacatacacacagtcgcGACTTACACAGACTTGCCAAGTGCAAGTTCTTTCGTCTCCTCTTTGTTCGTTATTGCCCTGACAAAAAAACCAGCGCATAGCGACGAGAGAATACCCTATTGTCgagacaaaataaaataaataagtccgacgataaaatttaaaaataaataatttaataaaaaaaaaaaaaaaaggaaagaaacgattgttttaattattattattattgattattatttaataattatttaacccaaataataattttttttacaagctatTTCTGGCTCCCATTTCTGGtttccaaaattaaaataataaaattgtggtcctaaatccggtagctatttttataaatttaaacttgaattttctagctattttctatatattagctattgtttttcgggatttccagtcgatagcgattttttataaatccttggctattttccagactccagccggtagctattttttttataaatttaaacttgaattttctaaCTATATCTAGCTATTTTATAGCtgttttctagctattttctatatattagctattttttttttgcttttcgggaTTTtcagtcggtagcgattttttataaattcttggctattatccagactccagctggtagctatttttattaagctatttttccagaagttgcaattcatagttttttttaaataaatttgatctATTGTTTTTCTAGACCaccaatatagctatatcttcttgtggacttcactctagctgttggttttcttttgtgaatcctcctagctattttttttcacactgaattttagctatattgtgcttcatttaagcttttttccaGTTGATTGAAGATCTATTGGGCCTTATTTCACAAAGACtgcgatttttgtttctttcgtgctccaatctccagatcccaattgcaactttctccCGAATTCCGACGGGATCCTTTGTCCATCCAGATTTTGGTGCCCTCTGTGtctggttcttttttttttttcttcaattccacactttttttgtttgcggcgtgcaggccttcttgacttccttctcttagggcatagctgagcatgcccctagagggagacaagaaaaagaccaccgcacctggaaaagaacaaaagttcaacccgcAATCTCCGCTATCCACTCGCGGTAAGCCAGCACCCAAGTCCGTTAGTCCTAGGGTCAAACCCGCGACTCCCACTCCGAAAGcaaaggttttgccatcgaccagttcgaagacaactcctaggttggtcatttcccgaccagtgacgcgagcgtctagtgagtcttctctatcgagaaaatccgagagtccctccgctgtcgggactgatttcctccgcgtcacacgctctaacacaaagaaaatggcatcctctgagcagccaacgcccgcaaacgcagcgttgcataaattcatcgccgtcagcgatcgcgtaagccttttcgaagcgaagatcaacactcctgatcaagcctctccgtccctacacacgttacaagtccgtctgcaacaggtgcgagccttatgggacaaagtggaaagagagtacgaaacatgctctgacctaatggcccaagaaggatccctcgacacagtgcctattctccaggccaaatatgactcagtatacgagtcatgtgcagcacaaattggcgaaacaatcgacagagcaacgcctcaagtcgcgcaagcaccctctcagccgctaattgcgtccggctgccgcttacctccatgcgacacggaagtcttcgatggcgactacctccgatggcccactttccgggACCTATTCACGGCAATTTACGTAAACAACCCCAGGTTGACTCCGGTCGAGAAGCTATTCCACCTCCTTACCAAAAAAgtggcgaagcaaaagccatcgtggcgaaatctcctctcacgaatgatggttttgcttcggcttgGGAGGCGCTTCGAGATCGGTTCCAAAATAAGCgacttttagtcaacagccagctcaagcttctttttaacttgagctcaatttcgcaagaatctggtcatgctctaaaagagctacaatccacgattcaggggtgtttaacagcactagagcattcccaggtatccacagaaaactgggattgtatgttggttttcctttgcgcgagcaaactgcccaagcagaccctgtccttatgggaacagtcgctaactgccaaatccgagatcccagcttgggaagaaatgaatgccttcctgagcgaaaggtatcggacattggaagccatcgaagatatgaaaccgactcaggcagttccaaaaaggcttcaatccttcgagacaaaggtcagcaccaaacagaaagggtgtgacttatgttctaaggagaaccatccggtaagattgtgcccgcgttttcttcaaatgtctgttgactcgcgctccgggtatatcaaaaagaagcagctatgtctgaattgttttgccagaggtcatcagctacgtgACTGCACAAGCACGCACAGCTGATTTACATGTAAGGGCAGGCACCATACgctgctgcatcgcagccccccaaattccgaaaatgcgagttcctcaacctcgccccctacacagcaacttccgagaccctccagcagaaatgcatcggcaagcacctcaacggtgcaaacttttttcgcgtccggcacttcagccgtcctactgagcacagcgatgattgacgtgtgccatttggggaCGAGCTACCGAGCCCGAGCCTTAATCGACTCGGGATCCGAGGCGACGTTCATTTCAGAACGCCTGTTCAACCTCATCAAGTTGCCATTCCGCAACACCCAGACCCAAGTCTCCGGGTTAAATCATTCAGTCTCCGCGAAATCCTCGAAGCTGTGTCACTTCGGGATTCGCTCTCCTACTAAGCCAGGTCTACAGTTAGACACTGAAGCGTACGTCCTTCCGGAGCTCTCAGGCAAACTGCCCTCCTATCCGATCCCTCGGAATTCTTTGAAGGACCTGCCCGCACTCCGCTGGGCAGATCCTACcttttttgagagctctcaaattgatgtattgatcggggctgacattctaccatccataatgatggatggcacccgacaaaatatttgcggctcgctcctgggccaagaaactattttcgggtGGGTGCTAACGGGGCCGATTTCCAAGGGCAAGCCGAAACGGGTCGCATCCTTCACGACCCAGGTGCACCAAATAGGCGACCCTGATTCGCTCGATACGCTTCTCAGTAAGttctgggaggtggaggatccaccagtaaagatggtaaaagagtcggactcctattgtgaaaggaacttcctccaaacaacaacaaaagacgcaAGCGGGAGGTACGTGGTGACGCTCCCGTTCCGGGACCCTGAGAATACCGGATCCGATTTAGGATATTCAAGGTCCATTGCGTTATCTCAGTttcttagaaacgaaaatcgtttaaaaagagaCTTTCCCTTAAAAGAGCAATATGACAGCGTGATCCAGGAGTACCTGGATCTGGCTCATATGAAAGAAGTTCCGCCGACTCACAATTCTCCCTCGtatcatcttcctcatcacgcggtagttaagcccgaaagcaccactacaaagcttcgcgttgtattcaacgcttcaagtccgtcggcaaatgggaccagcttaaatgatatccttcatgctggtccagtcctacaatccgatctaacgATCCAGGTCCTGAAATGGCGTTATTTTCAATACGTCTTCAGTGCAGACATTACGAAAATGTATCGTCAGATCTGGGTCGATCCAAAACATACCCCGTTTCAAAGAATTCTGTTCCGAAACAAGGAAGGAGATATCCTAGACTTTGAACTAAAAACAGTTACCTTCGGGGTCAACTGCGCCCCCTTCCTCGCCATTCGAGTCTTGCAACAGCTGGCAGAGGATATCCAAgtgccatttccaaatgccagccgcaTCATCCAGCAGCACATGTACGTCGACGACGTTCTGGCAGGGGCGAATTCCGTAAACGAAGCCCAAAGTTCAATTCGAGAGTTGCAAGCAGCCCTAAGTGCCCCCGGGTTTCCGCTAAGAAAGTGGACctcaaacaacaaaagcgtccTTAAAGACGTCCCGGCCGAACACCTCCTTCGTAGCGAGTTCCTCGACATCGATGCCGAAAGCACGGCCAAGACGCTCGGTATTTGGTGGAGGGCAAAGTCCGACGAATTCTATTTCGTTCCCCCCGACATAGTTGTGGAATCCTCCTATACAAAGCGAGAAGTTTTGTCCCAAATCGCTAGGTTGTTCGATCCTGCCGGGTGGCTCGCGCCGTTCATAAtccgttcaaaaatgttcatgcaggagatttggttgCAAAACTTAGGGTGGGACGATAAGCTTCCCACTGAAATGAGTCAGCGGTGGCAATCGTTTTTAGACGAGTATTCCGACCTCAACCAGATCCGCGTTCCGAGATGGATCTGGTACCAGCCTGAGGTAATCATAGAGCACCATGGTTTCTGTGACGCGTCTCAGAGAGCCTATGGAGCGGCTATATACATCCGCGTCGAGATGGGGCAAAAGATCCTGACTCGCCTGCTTACAGCCAAAACGCGAGTGGCCCCGGTAAAAACCGTCTCCCTTCCTCGGCTAGAGCTCT encodes:
- the LOC123327177 gene encoding uncharacterized protein LOC123327177; this translates as MRANGGIDAAACVPYGARRPIILSHKSALAEMIVRHNHERMCHQNVEATIGEIRQKFWITNVRRLLRKVVADCNVCKLRKARPTQPKMGPLPEDRLEANGWPFKFTGLDYFGPLLVSIGRRTENRWVALFTCLTTRAVHLEMAHDLSTDSCIIAMRNFMCRRGHVVRIRSDNGKNFVGADKEARRFTDVFDPVKIQGEFSSKGIEWIFNCPSSPAEGGVWERMVQCVKKVLAHTMKELAPKEHVLENLLIEAENIVNSRPLTHLPITVDQEAPLTPNDLLKGMPDVPSLPGDDELASERCTTRKQWRIVWMMRDRFWKRWVHKYLPTLVRRKKWCQRGDLVYICDPAIQRREWKRGVVEEVFTRKDGVPRRASVRTSAASSFEVSRSECGECCCFTGEGMSRNGSLNLQVRE